The following proteins are encoded in a genomic region of Brachypodium distachyon strain Bd21 chromosome 1, Brachypodium_distachyon_v3.0, whole genome shotgun sequence:
- the LOC100829964 gene encoding uncharacterized protein LOC100829964 isoform X2: MDPPPPYDHHHHRRHGGGGHHYVDQQHHHFAGGSSISGGATVRSRHEYGSYEPLPPAPYGHLHHHHHHHHNPPRHQQHQQQLPPPPPLPPPPSQQPHRYDGPSYAPPLPAPPPEPYSTPPPPPPPPQYSTPPPPPPTYHSPAPHHHYHHAHQRHGDEEIRRAAGHHHHHNPQHQHHHHHQQQQLQWEEAEDDRRRYAPTHQLRMSPPGPRKRQRCALHDGGGGDVESTSSSGPPPSRYLRQQPHPNYAPQVDSFVDRSPAHLGYSHESYSTHSDGRKVQMPLQTTLSGSPRATIVAHPRRTPQKVAPRRLSVWQRIEESPAASTRQLPKDTHISPRKSNNTGSASKELASVISVDCKAKSAGSNDGNSSKGVKKDAGKKIGKVLASVLVKPSPESKEKREAVKKISEKHDNVQKSVAGSTSKDLGLAAQPVTGVKKVKKIVIKKIVRKIGGKDQQISSSIVSGNRNSIDNANTCEKEEGEIIMSSAEKDIVSVHNSVSTSDTDGAGNGAAVQTDENNNVTNPRKRKIASTIESVAVSNPAGVSVSEHPGNEDDRRSMGPADYNAASAGNTRRTEHPGKDDRSSMDSAARNSAFLFKNDNYQEEEEEGEILSLSGEMNVAVASNPVGTSDQCKDSSMGESKVCKGVSEKNNTCMDGVIVNHDTPEVCGSKDTRREGNGILIGTNKEDVLRVSNFIAGPSTTEVTNCEREGAQKNEDMILTGSVGKSVPCLDETLGTPGAIEVDASQDAREEEGNMLTHPCQKGFVYVNSRGTLHTTEFSASENIQDKEGRMPMVSSEGNVSVTHHVKVSYTRELSLNKDTRKKESQFPIDSCQTSTLEIMHHLEAPSTTEAIMSKIVGEEVGMSPTGSNDRHPGTSNSTSTLEFNLADRTKDSHMEDLDDETALNETDAPRQVEGRDFFNLPSSRNIGSTNVPSLNDDPMEDSTSDIILNNGVERGATTQVAELINLHRGHLSPEIDFVLAHSCESSSVSGNSEQSVPTALTLGSNFYFSTTESEGQPEENHELLNGQQGLDVATVTEFDSLVTRKVVADDDLMGAGVQNWLTLPPTVNNIAIAGKLLANDATVTKDRIGLDQSVDDATLVSQDHDITQDMYHCGSMDAFSSQVNSIRLSGSDMPQSDPLTPKVISEDVDNDDGIVLSGLHSVSSINVLDQSGHTMVDVPTVNPIDTALGALESTDVMDAELVSPQVSVEPDHTYDSNTEGPVVDSSTNQDSLSSWIGSIVSEAKKDHQPCKSTLPSISFPDKILASEEDSRRAVLDSVAKSVVKSPQTNVTSSLPPKVVPKQVNIPSLSREPPRSSQNARHKTWHRGDMASSASSHGSQPSGLPPKQPPRRNGKIQNSYIRKGNALIRNPATGSVPASSSNPDTQNKLNKPVMRRSMNFVRKVDSNDSMARSNFSVERPKTPPLPLHAKFINPTMNLPEQSPQTLHKQHSPETEKEESVGKLYSGVDFPSIKSAQKSEPSDTSKVVYVRPKSNQLVAAQRQDADDSINSAMDKVLSLQPHTSSDFYLKNRKNQIILSSSSLDGQSTKEITTAKNSNSGENKGVHIASSNNSITVFKDIPRKALQTTNNMGSFSHVWTLNGQQPQRKVSVATGYMKASRRILPWKRKIYYKNFRSSHPQNVSSLRLVRLLQAKKRDMVYTVSTDGFTIRKSPVLSVGGSSLKWSRSLEKRSQKVNEEATRAVSDVQRMRREKWKQLTERSDQYSVSVDGNKLMNNNQASSDLRRSSTCNEYVRVSKGNQLVRNPKKVIRMLANEKVRWSLHTVRSRRLPKKPQYCQFFTRFGECKKPEGQCRYIHDRAKVTICTKFLKGLCSDTSCKLTHQVLPERMQDCSYFLRGLCTNTACPYRHVKVNSNAPACEDFLKGYCADGDECRRKHTYVCPVFEATGECAQQSSCKLHHPKKLIKSKRSRPDTPQNSSWGRYFDTNIGHDRETRKASSDQDHVQKLQHVFSGGDFVDFIRLDSDGVAEDGASDGVQLMELDSEDLNAQADSIDALIKPLRIMRTARV, encoded by the exons ATGGATCCGCCCCCGCCCtacgaccaccaccaccatcgccgccACGGCGGTGGTGGCCACCACTACGTcgaccagcagcaccaccactTCGCGGGGGGAAGCAGcatcagcggcggcgcgaccGTGCGGTCCAGGCACGAGTACGGCTCCTACGAGCccctcccgccggcgccgtacggccatctccaccaccaccaccaccaccaccataaCCCTCCACGgcatcagcagcaccagcagcagttgcccccgcctcctccgctcccgccgccgccgtcgcagcAGCCGCACCGCTACGACGGGCCCAGCtacgcgccgccgctccccgcgcctcctcccgaGCCCTACTCcacgcctcctcccccgccgccgccgccgcagtactccacgcctcctcctccgccgccaacGTACCACAGCCCCGCTCCCCACCACCACTACCACCACGCCCACCAGCGGCACGGCGACGAGGAGATCCGCCGCGCTGCgggtcaccaccaccaccacaacccacagcaccagcatcaccaccatcaccagcagcagcagctccagtGGGAGGAGGCTGAGGACGACAGGCGCAGATATGCCCCCACCCACCAGCTCCGGATGTCGCCGCCCGGCCCGCGGAAGAGGCAGCGGTGCGCCTTACATGATGGGGGCGGTGGTGACGTCGAGAGCACCTCAAGCTCTGGCCCGCCCCCTTCCCGGTATCTCAGGCAGCAGCCCCATCCCAACTATGCACCACAGGTTGACAGTTTTGTAGATAGGTCCCCCGCGCATCTGGGTTACAGCCACGAGAGCTACTCGACCCACAGCGACGGCAGGAAGGTACAGATGCCTTTGCAGACGACACTATCTGGCTCTCCACGTGCCACAATTGTGGCGCACCCGAGGCGCACCCCGCAGAAGGTCGCCCCTAGGAGACTTTCTGTGTGGCAGCGGATAGAGGAGAGCCCTGCTGCTTCTACGCGGCAGCTGCCAAAGGACACACATATTTCGCCACGCAAGTCAAACAATACTGGGTCTGCTTCGAAGGAATTGGCCAGCGTGATTTCTGTGGACTGTAAGGCGAAGAGTGCTGGTAGCAACGATGGTAATAGCAGTAAAGGAGTGAAGAAGGATGCTGGAAAGAAGATTGGGAAGGTGTTGGCCTCTGTTCTTGTGAAGCCTTCACCAGAGTccaaggaaaaaagagaggctgTTAAAAAGATCTCTGAGAAGCATGATAATGTTCAGAAGAGTGTGGCAGGTTCGACTAGCAAAGATTTGGGCCTGGCTGCTCAGCCTGTGACTGGCGTGAAGAAAGTGAAGAAGATAGTTATCAAAAAGATCGTTAGGAAGATTGGAGGCAAAGATCAACAAATTAGTAGCTCAATCGTCTCAGGAAATAGGAATAGTATTGATAATGCAAACACTTGCGAGAAAGAAGAGGGTGAGATCATAATGTCATCGGCTGAAAAGGATATTGTCTCTGTTCACAATTCGGTTAGCACCAGTGATACAGATGGAGCTGGCAATGGTGCGGCTGTCCAAACGgatgaaaataataatgtgACAAATCCACGTAAAAGGAAAATTGCTTCAACTATCGAGTCCGTTGCAGTTTCTAATCCAGCAGGTGTTAGTGTGAGTGAGCATCCTGGAAATGAAGACGACAGAAGGTCCATGGGACCAGCTGATTATAATGCTGCTTCGGCTGGTAATACACGTAGGACTGAACATCCTGGGAAAGATGATAGGAGCTCCATGGATTCGGCTGCTAGGAATTCAGCCTTTTTGTTTAAGAATGATAATtatcaggaggaggaggaggagggtgaAATCTTGTCTCTTTCTGGTGAAATGAATGTTGCAGTTGCTAGTAATCCCGTGGGAACATCTGATCAGTGTAAAGATTCTAGCATGGGAGAGAGCAAAGTCTGTAAGGGTGTGAGTGAGAAAAACAATACATGCATGGATGGTGTTATAGTAAATCATGACACGCCAGAAGTTTGTGGAAGCAAGGATACCAGGAGGGAAGGCAACGGCATCTTGATTGGAACAAATAAAGAGGATGTTCTCCGTGTAAGCAATTTCATTGCAGGACCTAGTACAACAGAGGTTACTAACTGTGAGAGAGAGGGTGCTCAGAAAAATGAGGATATGATTCTGACTGGATCAGTTGGAAAGAGTGTTCCTTGTTTAGATGAGACTCTGGGAACTCCTGGGGCAATAGAAGTCGATGCGAGTCAGGATGCTCGTGAGGAAGAAGGTAACATGCTGACTCATCCATGTCAAAAGGGTTTTGTGTATGTTAACTCTAGGGGAACTCTTCATACTACTGAATTCAGCGCCAGTGAGAATATCCAGGATAAAGAAGGTAGAATGCCCATGGTATCAAGTGAAGGTAATGTTTCTGTGACACATCATGTGAAGGTTTCTTATACAAGGGAACTTAGTTTGAATAAGGATACAAGGAAGAAAGAGAGTCAATTCCCCATTGACTCGTGTCAAACTAGCACTTTAGAAATAATGCACCACTTGGAAGCTCCTAGTACAACAGAAGCTATTATGAGCAAGATTGTTGGGGAGGAAGTGGGTATGAGCCCCACAGGGTCAAATGATAGACATCCTGGCACTAGTAACTCTACGAGTACTCTAGAATTCAATTTAGCTGACAGAACCAAGGATAGCCACATGGAAGATCTCGATGACGAAACTGCTTTAAATGAAACAGATGCTCCCCGGCAAGTTGAGGGTAGAGATTTCTTTAATCTGCCATCTTCCAGAAATATTGGAAGCACAAATGTGCCATCATTGAATGACGATCCTATGGAGGATTCAACCAGTGATATTATTTTGAATAATGGTGTAGAAAGGGGCGCTACAACTCAGGTTGCAGAACTGATAAATCTTCATAGAGGCCATCTGTCTCCTGAGATTGATTTTGTCTTGGCACATTCCTGCGAATCTTCATCTGTCTCTGGTAACAGCGAGCAGTCCGTTCCTACAGCTTTGACACTTGGCAGTAATTTCTATTTCAGTACCACAGAAAGTGAGGGACAGCCTGAGGAAAACCATGAGCTGTTGAATGGTCAACAAGGATTAGATGTTGCCACAGTGACAGAATTTGACAGTCTTGTAACACGAAAAGTTGTAGCTGATGACGACTTAATGGGTGCAGGCGTTCAAAACTGGCTGACTTTACCACCGACAGTAAACAACATTGCAATAGCTGGGAAACTTCTGGCTAATGATGCTACTGTTACAAAGGATAGGATAGGTTTAGATCAGAGCGTGGATGACGCCACCCTCGTTAGTCAGGATCATGATATTACACAAGATATGTACCATTGTGGAAGTATGGATGCTTTCTCTAGTCAGGTTAACAGCATTAGGCTATCTGGCAGCGATATGCCTCAGTCAGACCCATTGACACCCAAAGTGATCAGTGAGGATGTTGATAATGATGATGGGATAGTACTCTCGGGTTTGCACTCTGTTAGTTCAATAAATGTTTTAGATCAATCTGGTCATACAATGGTGGATGTCCCTACTGTTAATCCTATTGACACTGCTCTCGGAGCTTTAGAATCTACTGATGTGATGGATGCAGAACTAGTTTCTCCTCAGGTATCTGTTGAGCCAGATCATACCTATGACAGTAATACTGAGGGTCCTGTCGTTGACTCAAGCACAAATCAGGATTCATTATCTTCTTGGATTGGATCCATTGTTTCAGAAGCTAAAAAGGACCATCAACCATGCAAATCTACTCTACCTTCTATTAGTTTTCCTGACAAGATACTTGCATCAGAGGAGGATAGCAGGAGAGCAGTATTGGACTCAGTTGCAAAATCTGTTGTAAAATCTCCTCAGACAAATGTTACAAGCTCTTTGCCTCCCAAGGTAGTACCTAAACAGGTGAATATACCCAGCTTATCCCGAGAGCCTCCTCGCTCAAGTCAAAATGCAAGGCACAAGACATGGCATCGTGGTGACATGGCATCTTCTGCGTCTTCGCATGGTTCACAGCCTTCAGGATTACCCCCTAAACAACCACCGAGGAGGAATggaaaaattcaaaactcTTACATACGCAAGGGTAACGCCCTTATTAGGAATCCAGCAACGGGAAGTGTTCCTGCTTCCTCTTCTAATCCAGATACTCAGAATAAGTTGAATAAGCCTGTGATGAGGAGAAGCATGAACTTTGTCAGGAAAGTTGATTCAAATGATTCCATGGCACGTTCTAACTTTTCAGTTGAAAGACCAAAGACTCCTCCTTTACCACTTCACGCCAAATTCATCAATCCTACCATGAACCTTCCAGAGCAGTCACCTCAAACTTTGCACAAGCAGCACAGTCCTGAAACCGAAAAAGAAGAGTCTGTTGGTAAGTTATACTCAGGTGTTGATTTCCCAAGCATCAAAAGTGCACAAAAATCTGAACCCTCAGATACTAGTAAAGTGGTTTATGTTAGACCCAAATCAAATCAACTGGTTGCTGCTCAAAGGCAGGACGCTGATGACTCGATTAACAGTGCCATGGATAAGGTTCTATCACTGCAGCCACACACAAGCTCTGATTTCTATTTGAAGAATAGGAAAAATCAGATTATTTTGAGTTCCTCTTCCCTTGATGGTCAAAGCACAAAAGAAATAACAACTGCTAAGAACTCAAATTCAGGTGAGAACAAAGGTGTACATATTGCATCCTCCAACAATAGTATCACTGTGTTCAAGGACATACCACGTAAAG CTCTTCAGACAACAAATAATATGGGGAGTTTCTCTCATGTGTGGACACTCAACGGGCAACAACCGCAGAGGAAAGTGTCCGTGGCAACTGGTTATATGAAGGCATCCCGACGTATACTTccatggaaaagaaaaatatactacAAGAATTTTAGAAGCAGTCACCCTCAGAATGTGAGCTCCTTGCGGCTAGTCAG ATTATTGCAAGCAAAGAAGAGAGATATGGTTTATACCGTCTCAACTGATGGATTCACTATACGGAAATCTCCCGTATTAAGTGTTGGTGGATCAAGTTTGAAATGGTCACGATCCCTTGAGAAGCGTTCTCAAAAGGTTAATGAG GAAGCTACACGTGCAGTTTCTGACGTTCAAAGAATGAGGAGAGAAAAGTGGAAGCAGCTTACTGAAAGAAGTG ATCAATATTCTGTATCTGTCGACGGCAATAAATTAATGAACAACAATCAAGCATCTTCAGATTTGAGGAGGTCTTCAACTTGCAACGA ATATGTGCGTGTTAGCAAAGGTAACCAACTGGTTAGGAACCCAAAGAAAGTGATCCGCATGCTAGCAAATGAGAAAGTTCGATGGAGTTTGCACACTGTTAGATCACGACGCCTGCCAAAGAAACCACAGTACTGTCAATTCTTCACTCGGTTTGGCGAGTGTAAGAAACCTGAAGGCCAGTGTCGTTATATTCATGACCGTGCTAAAGTTACTATTTGCACCAAATTTCTTAAAGGTCTGTGTTCTGATACTAGCTGCAAACTGACTCACCAG GTCCTTCCAGAACGAATGCAAGATTGTTCATATTTTCTGAGAG GTCTCTGCACCAACACAGCTTGTCCCTATAGGCATGTGAAAGTGAATTCTAATGCTCCTGCTTGTGAAGACTTCTTAAAGGGATATTGTGCAGATGGTGATGAG TGTCGTAGAAAGCACACCTATGTATGCCCGGTCTTTGAGGCGACAGGAGAGTGCGCACAACAATCTAGTTGCAAACTTCATCATCCAAAGAAGCTAATCAAATCCAAGAGAAGCAGACCAGACACCCCCCAAAACAGTAGTTGGGGACGATATTTTGACACCAACATTGGACATGACCGTGAGACAAGGAAAGCTTCGTCAGACCAAGACCACGTGCAGAAACTGCAGCATGTTTTCTCTGGTGGGGACTTTGTTGACTTCATCAGACTTGACTCTGACGGTGTGGCAGAGGATGGTGCATCAGACGGTGTGCAGCTGATGGAACTGGACTCGGAGGATCTCAATGCGCAGGCTGATAGTATTGATGCGCTAATCAAGCCTCTTCGGATCATGAGAACAGCAAGAGTGTGA